The following are encoded in a window of Dioscorea cayenensis subsp. rotundata cultivar TDr96_F1 chromosome 16, TDr96_F1_v2_PseudoChromosome.rev07_lg8_w22 25.fasta, whole genome shotgun sequence genomic DNA:
- the LOC120279067 gene encoding protein SRG1-like isoform X1 translates to MGKRGCRTVLDQYTLELERVASILLVSLANDLGTEQVADMFKEGLQTVRINYYPPCHHADKVLGLSPHSDAEGLTLLLQINEAEGLQLKKNGQWMPIKPLPNVFIVNNGDDTLEIMSNGKYKSIEHRAVINPQKECMPIATFVMPWLDVTIVNRSNSEACGRE, encoded by the exons ATGGGCAAGCGCGG TTGCAGGACTGTATTGGATCAGTATACATTGGAGTTGGAGAGAGTTGCAAGCATTCTGTTGGTTTCTTTGGCAAATGATTTAGGAACTGAGCAAGTTGCTGACATGTTCAAGGAGGGCCTGCAAACAGTAAGGATCAACTACTATCCTCCATGTCACCATGCCGACAAGGTGTTGGGCTTGTCACCGCACTCAGATGCTGAAGGTTTAACATTGCTCCTTCAAATAAATGAAGCTGAAGGATTGCAATTAAAGAAGAATGGTCAATGGATGCCTATCAAACCGCTTCCTAATGTTTTCATTGTTAACAATGGTGATGATACCCTTGAG ATCATGAGCAATGGGAAATACAAGAGTATCGAACACAGGGCTGTGATTAACCCACAGAAAGAGTGCATGCCAATAGCTACATTTGTCATGCCTTGGCTTGATGTGACAATAGTCAATAGGTCCAATTCCGAAGCTTGTGGAAGGGAATGA
- the LOC120279067 gene encoding S-norcoclaurine synthase 1-like isoform X3 produces MAAAANPYDMPKNIGGSQPVESAQWLAASGDQSRILERYIRPEMKTDPVLHSEEDGEIPVINIGRLVNTQHSQEVVMKLGLACQEWGFFQLQDCIGSVYIGVGESCKHSVGFFGK; encoded by the exons ATGGCTGCAGCTGCAAATCCTTATGATATGCCAAAGAACATTGGTGGATCACAACCTGTGGAAAGTGCCCAATGGTTGGCTGCCTCTGGTGACCAGAGCAGGATTCTGGAGAGGTACATAAGGCCTGAGATGAAAACGGATCCTGTTCTACACAGTGAGGAGGATGGTGAAATACCAGTCATCAACATTGGTAGACTTGTCAATACTCAGCACTCTCAAGAGGTGGTGATGAAGCTTGGACTGGCTTGCCAAGAGTGGGGATTCTTCCAG TTGCAGGACTGTATTGGATCAGTATACATTGGAGTTGGAGAGAGTTGCAAGCATTCTGTTGGTTTCTTTGGCAAATGA
- the LOC120279069 gene encoding uncharacterized protein LOC120279069, with translation MAGFAALASMAIPEGFLPRLENASSSRLKASRASWIVRTESNVRKEKLKIPDPPCVVCNGSGRINCHYCYGRGRTNCVHLPMLPKGAGPVEEVGLDIVTDVWEQENTEM, from the exons ATGGCGGGGTTCGCGGCGTTGGCGTCGATGGCGATCCCGGAAGGCTTCCTTCCTCGCCTCGAGAATGCCTCTTCATCACGTCTGAAGGCGTCCAGGGCCTCGTGGATCGTTCGGACGGAG TCAAATGTTAGGAAAGAAAAGCTGAAAATTCCTGATCCTCCTTGTGTGGTCTGTAATGGTAGTGGTAGAATTAATTGCCACTATTGCTATGGGAGAG GAAGAACTAATTGTGTACATCTACCAATGCTCCCAAAAG GTGCAGGACCTGTGGAGGAAGTGGGCTTGGATATTGTGACCGATGTCTGGGAACAGGAGAATACAGAGATGTGA
- the LOC120279067 gene encoding protein SRG1-like isoform X2, with amino-acid sequence MGKRGTVLDQYTLELERVASILLVSLANDLGTEQVADMFKEGLQTVRINYYPPCHHADKVLGLSPHSDAEGLTLLLQINEAEGLQLKKNGQWMPIKPLPNVFIVNNGDDTLEIMSNGKYKSIEHRAVINPQKECMPIATFVMPWLDVTIVNRSNSEACGRE; translated from the exons ATGGGCAAGCGCGG GACTGTATTGGATCAGTATACATTGGAGTTGGAGAGAGTTGCAAGCATTCTGTTGGTTTCTTTGGCAAATGATTTAGGAACTGAGCAAGTTGCTGACATGTTCAAGGAGGGCCTGCAAACAGTAAGGATCAACTACTATCCTCCATGTCACCATGCCGACAAGGTGTTGGGCTTGTCACCGCACTCAGATGCTGAAGGTTTAACATTGCTCCTTCAAATAAATGAAGCTGAAGGATTGCAATTAAAGAAGAATGGTCAATGGATGCCTATCAAACCGCTTCCTAATGTTTTCATTGTTAACAATGGTGATGATACCCTTGAG ATCATGAGCAATGGGAAATACAAGAGTATCGAACACAGGGCTGTGATTAACCCACAGAAAGAGTGCATGCCAATAGCTACATTTGTCATGCCTTGGCTTGATGTGACAATAGTCAATAGGTCCAATTCCGAAGCTTGTGGAAGGGAATGA